The Hordeum vulgare subsp. vulgare chromosome 4H, MorexV3_pseudomolecules_assembly, whole genome shotgun sequence genomic interval CTGTATATAAATGTTTCATGTACATGCTAGAGGTTTTATGAAGATCCATGATACGAAGGGGAAGACTCGTTACATATTAGGtggggtgcgggggggggggggtattggtGGACGAGGGGTATTGTAAGTTAGGGGGGAGGGGCGTGGGCGTGGAGGGGGCGTGGTTGGTGCGTGTCAGGTGTGTGCCGAGGGTGTGGCGGCCCAGGCATGGCAGGGGTACAAGACGTCGATATTCGCCGCCGCGGTGGCCGCCGTCAGTGGCTCCGCGTGGCCAATGGACTCTCTGGACCCGGAAATCATGTCCATTGGACATGTCCCACTTGGATCTATcatctccaccaaagaaatcgacGAGGGAGCTCCTACATCGCCGCATCGGCCATCGCCCCTTTCATCTCTGTCCATTGACCGTCGTGCCAAATTAGTCGCCGATGAGCTCGCTCTGGTGTTCTTCGTGGTCCTGTAGCTCCCCCTGGTTCTTCTCAAGCTCCCAGACATCTCTCCGATAAGCTGCGCTTCCTCTAGCATTGCATCCCCGATGAGAAGCCGTCGTCGGAGCTCCAAAGCGCGCTCTGCCCTTGTCTTGTCCGGTCCTGTCGGTCCTCTTGGTCCGGCCCGACCTCGGCCATTGCCGGCCCGGTCCCTGAAAACAGGACCGCGACACTGCTCGGTTTGTTCCGGACCGTACCACCGATGGCTGGTCCAAACGACGGCTCGGACCGGGACCGAACCGGCTCGGACCGTGTCCATCCTGAATTGTAAGTCTATAGAGAGTGCCACTATTACAACCCAGAAAAGGAACCTTAACAAGGGTAACCATCCTTGTTGATGACAATCACTTGGGGACAAGTAATTTAATCGGTGGGGCGACAGAACTCAAGGAGAGGACTACATGTTTGTATTACCACAACACTTACTTGACCCTACTCTCTATCTGATTTCATTTATATTAGTGAGTTAAAACTTAAAAGTTGAGCAAACATATACTAAACCCATGATGTAATTTAGAATGAGACTGCCACTCGATGCATATATTTTGTTACCATATTTAATGCACATGATCATCATTTCTAACATTGGACCACCAGATTTGTCAAAGAAAAATGGTATACTTTTTATGAAAGTGTGCTTCGGTTATatagtttttaaaatatttagAACATATAAGTAGAAATATAACGGTCAAACTATGCATTGCATATTATGTACATGTTCAAAATCAAGTTCAATATCCACAAACAATAATTCAAGTTCAACAATTTAAAACATTTACCATAATTAATGTGCCATGAAAACTTCATTTTCATGATACTTCGTTTTTAAATCTTTTGAAGCGTAATTGTAGAAAAAGAATGGTATTAGAAATATACAAGAGATTGTGTCCTAGTCCAAAATGATAACTAAAATAGAAACTTTAGTGGCTGATTTATATTTCATGCAAAGCAAAGGTTCCAGTTTCCCCGTCAAGCAGCGGATGTTATTATACTTTCTAAAATATCTTTGGATATCAGAAACTTGATCGACATTTCTTGTGGTACTACACCAAATAAACATTCCTTGTACTACCTTGAATGAAAATTTCCTTGTATTTCAAAGGGAGGCATGTCACTTTCGATCTTAGCTATGCCAATTAATACCTGAGATGTCAGAATTTGCAATTATTCCTATCATTGCAAGACATCCGTAACGAAGTTACTACTCATAATAGTTTGATCTCATTAATTAAAAGGATATGTCAGCTGACACTATTTTCGTCACATTGTGGAAGTGCATCAAGCCTCAACACAACTTCAACCTGCCAACAATTTCATGTCGATAGGTTTGATTCATGTACTTACACAGTTTAACTTACTACATTTCCATGTGTTAATATTATATATCTGTATCTGATATGTTTGATCCATGTACGTACATAGTTTAACTTAGTCAATTCGTTGTGCTAATATTATACATTATCTATCTTGTAGTCATATTCCATCGACATGCTCAATAGGATATAATGATAACCGCTTGGAAACTCTACCACCACATTTGCAAATTGACCGGGAGATGTACAAACCAAAATTATTCTCTTTCCATAATTAATATTGCTGTCTAATTGTTCTGCAGATGAGATCCATTAATATAATATTAAGTGAATACTACTACCATATCAACAGAATACTGAATACTATTACCGTATCAACAGAATACTGAATACTATTACCGTATCAACAGAATACTGAATACTACTACCGTATGAAGTTCATGGTCAATTAACACGGCATCACCAAAATTGAAGCATTTTTCTGCAGATACAATCGAAGTGATTTCTGCAAGCAGAATTTAGTTCACACCATGTTCACATGGTTGCCTACTTAAGGGCCAAGTGATATGTGCGTACGTGCATAGTTGCTTTGCTGAAGAACATGTTTTCATTACATAAATATATGTATTATCTATTGGCTAGCTGCTGTCCGGCCGGGCTGAAGCATTGGTCCGTAGTACTCTGGTACTTCGCGGGAGAAGTACCTTAGTGCTAGTGAGGTACGTATTGCATGTTCACATATACAATTGCCTTTGTCTTTCTTAACTGAAGTACTTCAGAATGACAAGACAAGATACATGTGGACACTGTTTGTCCTAATTTCTTCTAGTACAGCATGCATGTGACCTTTGAGGCAAGTTGctggacatgcatgcatgcaattaaTCTGTGTACATTTTCCATGCAGAAATAGTTGATTTTACTGCTACTGCTAGCTTATCGTGCGGTGACATTTGGCCGACACACCCAGCAGATGCAGGCGGCGTGCAGCAGCACTCTCTGTCTCTGATTCATGGTAACTAAATTCCTTTATGGACATTCGCTGCTGCTGCGTGTTGCATTGGTTTGAAAACTCCATAGATTGGTAGGAGTATTGTCATATTTAGCTTGCGGATTTACTCTCTAGCTATATACACCTAATTTGATTTTCCGTTTGAAAAAATGTGTCTTAGCAAAGCTGGTTCTCATTTTGTTGCTTCTTCCCCCACCTTTACTGCAAGTAAAATTTCCCACAAAATGCCTCTATTAAATACGAATACTTGGTACTTGGTAGCAGTAATTTACTCCTATATAGTATATATTATCCACCTTCATGAAAATGAATTATTTATTCTATGGGAAGTGCTGTCACTAATCCAGAGGTGTTTTTGTTCCATACATTAGTGAATTCTAAACCATTTCCTTCAATTTGGTCCCGGTGTAAATGTGGTAATTAAGCTTCATGAACTACCTGGTAATTTATGATAAAAAGACTTACTTATTTAACACAAATGGCAACGAGATTTGAGGAAATTTAAATTGAGTGCAATACAAAATAGAAAAGTTATTagtacatttttaaaaagttaagCCATACAGCATTgtgaatgaaaataataatacaaaACCGGTCTATTAGTGGAGCAATATTTGTGTCCATTGACAATATTATTGTTGCATCTCATGTCAAgcagaaaggaaaattgtgctcacatTCTATTTTATATGGACAATATATAAGCTCTAGTCTAGATAACAGTCGGCATACTGTATGTTGTAAAATGTTAAATGAAGAGTTCATGGAATCTAAAATAGCAAACAGGGAAACGGCTGAAATGATTATTAATATATGCATGTGTCTCAATTTATGATTGTGCCGGGCTGGAAGCATGCATACATGCATATGTTTCTTAGTATCTGAATTAGGACAATTTTTAAACTATGCCATGGCTCACAAAATCATTATTTGCACATGTATACTCCCTTATTTCCAAATTATTTGTCATTCCAGCTTTGTACTAAGCCAAACTTCACAATATCTGACCAAGCCAATAAAAAAATGTGGTagtatcttctgcatcaaatatACTTTATGGATCTAATGCAACCAATTTGGTGTTCTACATGGTAATATCTTCTACACAACATATAATATAGTACCAAATATTCTAGGACAGAACTAATGCAACTACATTGGTGCTGTACATGTTGATATATTTTTAGACTTGGTCAAATGTAAAGAAATTTGACTAGGACAaagtagaacttcaaataatttgGGATAGAGTAGTATTGTATTCTAATCTCAAGGGTGTTAGAAAAGGGAGTACATGATGTAACAGTACTCATACCAGCCCCCAAATTGATATATTTCCATTCTTCTTACTTTAGTTAAATAATTTGGAGGCTCCAAAATTATATTTTGATCACTTGCAGCTCGCTACCTATAATAGAGTACCCAAATTTCATAATTCCTTCACAAGTGGCGAAAAGAACTTAACATACAGCTAGCCCACATGACTACATAAATCATTCAATTTCAAATTAAGAACTAATTTTCTCCTGAGATCAATTTGAAATGATATCATACAATGGTGCTGCAACATGTATGCGTGTGTTCGTCAGCCTTAAAAACTATACTATCTACCATACCACAGCAATTATTGTCGTAAAATCATATATAGAACTAGTACATGCAGATGCAGGTTTTCCTAACATGCATAATTAGATAAAAGTGAGATCGGTGTTTTAACTTTGATGGCGTTAacatgaagaaagcaagatttctTGAGAAAGCTAACATATCAACAACGTAGCCCTTTAATCTGATGGTGGTGATGTTACCAGATTGATACTTGATGCTTCAAATCTGAAAGCTTTTCTCTTACCAATCAGCACTACCTGGAGTGATAAGCACATAGATGTTCTATAAATCCGCCTACTCCTTTTTCAGCAGATCCGATCAGAATTTAATCCAATGTTTGTGACTTTTGAGTACCACCATGCTTAAGTTGTTGTTTTTATATGGAATTATATGAAATGAAACTATATGCATGCATATAAACATATTTTGCTATGTATTACTCCCTCCAATCCAACAGTGTTGTGGTTTTATATCAAATTGACCTAAAACGACGAAACTTATTTTGGATTGGAGGGAGTGGTACATAAGAATTTATCACGATGCTTGTGAGTATATGTATGTAACATTGAGAGCGCATGTTGCTTGTTAAAGCTATTCCAAGTATTATGATCCACAGGCAACAAGGACTGTTTTAGGAAATGAAACAACAGAAAATCAAACTCATATGTAACATTGAGAGTGCATGTTGTTTGTTAAAGCTCCTCCAAGTATTACGATCCGGAGGCAACAGGAAACTGTTTTATGAAATGAAACAATTGAAAATCAAACTCATCTGCCATTCATATCAATTGccactcatcaaatatatcaactcATTCACCAGAATACCTGCAGATCTGATCGGATTCGAGTTTGACAATCATAGAATTAAGGAAACGGAGATTAGAATCCACGCATGAATTACATGAATTAATCAGCAGAAGTTCTGGACTAGTAGCTACAACTACAATACTGCATCATGCAatgaccaaggcaagttcagcggCACGGAGCTAATTCACAAGCTAGAACAAATTATTGCTCAAATCATCCATGGAACAaagcaggatatatatatatatatatataaattaagTGCACGTTCAAGGCGAGACAGCGGAAGTAGTTCTTGTACCGTGTACGCACGTCGTCGCTTCTCAGTAGTGCTGGGAGTTGGCAAACACCACTCCACCGAGCTCCCATTGCTGCTCCAGCTGGTGCTGGTAGTAGTTGCCGATGCTGCCGTACCCTCCATTGCCGAAGCCAGCCATGATCGCTTCGCTCGGCATGGACGACGAGCACCCCTCCTCCAATTCAGCGCCTGGCGTGTTCATGGACGAGGAgcgattgatcaaattgttggggCTGGTGACCAACTCGTCCAGCCTCGCCGCCGCCATGCCGGTGGTTGCCGGCTCGATGTTGATTGTGGACGCGAGCGTCACCCATCGCATCCGGTTCTTCTCCCTCGTCCGCTCCCTTGCCCTCTCCCTCGCCTTTGTCCTCGACTCCTTGTCGGGGATCAGGTGCGCACTGGCCAATTTCCTTTGCGGCTTGGGGTTGGCGGGTGCCCTTTTGGAAGCCCTCGGCGCCGGCTTCTTCCCGTCGGCGTGATCACCACCTCCAGCCTCCGTCCCTGGCTGCTTGTGCTTGCCGTCGGCGACGGAGAGGCTGCTGGAGCCGTCCTCCTCGCAGTCGGAGGACGCCTCGTCAGTCATGACCTCCTTGATGGCGCCCTTTGACGTATTGAGGAGCCATTGCACCGTCTTGCTGGCCTTGTCGAAGCCGAGCATGTCCTGGAGCGCGAAGAACTTGCGGGCGACGTCGAGGGACAGCCGCATCCGCCGGTCCCTCATCCCGCCGGCGGTGCATATCTTGCTGTGACGGTCTTTCCTAGCGGCCGCGCTGTCGAGGCCTCCACCGCCGTGCAGGCCTTGTGCCTTTCCAGCCCCGTCTGGCCTGGGCGCCGGCGCCTGATCCATCAGAAGCAGCTCCGACGGCGACTGGTCGTCGATCTCGGCTGCTGGCGGCGTGGCCTCACCGGCACCGGAAccggcaccggcaccggcacAGAGGTAGTTGTGGTGGAAAGGGTCGGCGGCGAATGCAGGGGAGGAATGGTAGTAGAGCAAGGATTGGTGATCCGGCGCCTTTGGGGAGGGAGGGCTGAGCTGCAGCTGCTGGTAAAGGGGTAAGTCCATGGGGCTTGGGGAATCATAGAAAGGAAACATGCTTTAGTGATGTGACTCCAAGGCCCCTGAGACCTCTCGTCTCTAGGCCCTCGGAAGAAGAGCGACTGCTAGCTAGCTGCAGCTGCGCGCGTCTACTGTGCGTCtgtgcgtgagagagagagaggggtgtggccTAGGAGCTATGATCAGATGTATCCCGACTCCGGCCATGCATAAGCTCTTCACGCTTGTGTGTCTGCGTGTggaggagagaaggagagagatGGTTAAAGAGGTCTAGCAGGCTAGCACCTGCAGGAGGAGATAAATCTCTCTTGAGAGTGTTGCAGAGgggcgatgaggaggaggagcggtACTGGTACCTAGCTCATATATCCTgggttcacacacacacacacacacacacagagcatGGGCTCTTGTGTGGGAGGGCTACTAGCTAGCTAGGGAGAGAGTGCTTGTGGTTAGAGGGATTGATGCCTAGAATTTTAGATGTGAATACTCTCCCTACCTGAGAGGGGTGTGCCATCTTATAGCACACCGCCgtgctagagagagagagagagagagagagagagctgtgtgtgtgtgtgtgtctgtgtgtgtgaaagaaagagagagggagagagggagtctTATTGTGGTGCGTGGATAGGGAGAGAAGGACACTGCTGGGGGAAAGGGCATGTGTGCATGTTGGAATGCTATTGGCTACTAGTGACCTAGGGCATTTATTTCCAGAACACCCAAGGGTGGTGACCAGCCATGGCCGTCGTGTAGGATGGTGCTTTTGTTCCTTTGAGCCCCTTCTTCAGGAAACGAATGACCTTGTTTTTTTGTATCTGCACTTCTGCGCACAGCAATTCGCCTACCCCGGTATACATTGAACGTTGTTGGGGCATGGATCGGATCATGTAACCAAAGGACCAGTTGCTGGTAGCTACATTAGTGTACAAGCACATAGTAGGGGACCAAGGTTATATGCATGGGACCTTTCTGAGTTGGGATAAGTACTACACTAGCTAGCTACTTCTCATATTCAAAACATACGGACTTTACCAAATTAATCCACCTTTGCAGCCATCTTTGACACTACAACAAGTATGACTATGATCTTCTTGATCAACTTTTTTTTTTTATTGAAATGATCTTCTTCAACCACTCGCGCCTTATCATTTCTCAAGATAGGAATGGACCAATGTTAACCATTGGGACATCGGTCTgaccaaaaatttcaaaaactaGGCCATGTGAGTTGGACACCATCTGCCTATCGGAACAAGCGGATTGACACAAATTTGGTTGCCCAAAATTTTAGTAGCTTTTATGTAGCATATACGTTAGTGAGGGTGGTTAGCCTTGTGTTTATAAAAATTAAATTATTGATTCAAATTGCCTTTTTTCTAGAGTTACACATATATATACTAGCATCTTCACACACTCATTGCCGGGAGCTTATGCAAGCAACGTCGAGGGAGTCGTCGATGTGGACAAGAAGACGCTGCGGGAGCAATCTACGAAGAAAATCACCACCCAAAAGAAGAGAACACCAAAAATGCCTGTAAAAGCTCTGAAGACCACCATGAGTGCCGGTAGAAACCAAGCGGATCCACGAGAGACCAAAACCGACCGGATCCTGAGAGGCCCGTCGGAGACACGTGCCCGCACACCCTTCACCAATGATATTATTTTTCAAGATGCATTCAAGTATACCCACATTCAACAATTGGAACTTGTACGTACCATTCATAAAGCAGAAATATATGGGTTGGACATGTaagaataatattgttttgttttGCAAAATACTTTGATGCCATATATCATTTTCAGGCACACAAGTGAAAAATCACAGTTACAACCATACAATGGAATGGATACAGTAACTTCCATGAGCTAGGAACTAATGACACTGGACCAGTGGGCCAATTAATCGCATCTCAAATTCACAGCTACTGGGCGGAGCACATGCGTGTACATGGACCACTGACCAAAAGGTATGTACTAGCGCACTAGGGTTAGTCAAAGAGTTGTGACTCCGGCCCGGTTAGCTGCACGAAGCCACAACCCCTGTAGCAGATGGTAGTTATGGAAAGCTGTGGGGGCTGTTCATGGCCGCATGGGCAAGTGATCGATCTTAACGCAACACCTGCTGAGAACTTCCAAATTTACTAAACATGAGAAACGTACCACCGGACCTTTTGAGTAGTGACCAGAGCCAACCAGCTAGCATTCGTGCCTTGTGACCTAGAGTGGTGTTATATGAGCATATGCAACGAAAATGCCAAATGGAGGCcgagctttatgaagactttaatTTGGAATCTTTAAAATTCAGGCTTTTCGGTTTCAAGAAATTCTAAAAAGAATACAGATATACCTAGAGACATGTGTATAAACTTTCTGGAAAAAATACATCAAAATGATAGCTACAGAAAAAAAACACAAATTTGTAGCTTTTAAAATACGCATTGTTCATCCTCCAATTCATGATTTGTTTTGCAGCTTGCAGttcaaggtatttcatcctgAAACTCTACAAAAATAAGCATTACATCCTTGTATACATGTGTATTTTTTTCCATCATCTTTTGAAACTAGAAATTTTGAAGTTTGATTTTTTCAAAATCAAATCCTTCATGGAGCTCGATCTCCAAAATGCCCTACTCAATATGTAATTAATATTGCAATGTTGCCTTCATTTTCCTTGTGTGTCTAGGCAGTACTTCTATATTCCaaacaataaagacaacaactAGTTGCCGTCTATTTTATATACCAAAGCACACATTATGGAAGACAACTGGGAAATCTGCTAATAATTCTCATAAAGAGGGAAAACATTTGATTGTCGATTTGGTGGACCATCTCTTCACTGTTAATTATATCACAACCATTAGATCTACATATAGTTGGATCGAAACAGATCGTACCCATTTGATCATGATCTAGATAAATCCATCAGGTATTTATAGTTGTACCAAAATAAACCATAACTGTGAGACAGAACATAACCTACCTAAATTGATGGCATCCATTAGATCTACGTGTAACGTATATTAGATCTTCATTAAAGTACGTAAATCGATCATAATCAGTTGCTCTTTGTACTAAAAAAACACAACTGATAGATTATCATGGTTATAGTAGGCAATTATCTCACAAATATTATTTTTAGTGTGCATATTAAATAATGGTTGAAATAAACAAGTGCATGCCTCACACATGATTTTAATATATTAGTCATCACCACATACACCAATGCTAATGTAATGCAATTGATAGATATACGATAGGAACCTTACAAAATCGAAAATGAAATATGCCACTTACCATATTATTCCATGTTGATATTTAGTACTATTAGCACCATACAAAATATCACAGGGTGATACACAAAATAAAATGAATGATAAGTGTATGCATCAACATGAGCATCAGTGGAGTAGTACATAAATGAGTGGCTCTTACTGCAACCTAAGTCTGAAGGGCGTTCTATTCATTTATTTGCTAATTTTAACTGAACAAAACTATAATTATATATGCAAGTAGGAACCATCTGAACAATCTggaatggaacagaaaaatgga includes:
- the LOC123447401 gene encoding transcription factor TB1-like, producing MFPFYDSPSPMDLPLYQQLQLSPPSPKAPDHQSLLYYHSSPAFAADPFHHNYLCAGAGAGSGAGEATPPAAEIDDQSPSELLLMDQAPAPRPDGAGKAQGLHGGGGLDSAAARKDRHSKICTAGGMRDRRMRLSLDVARKFFALQDMLGFDKASKTVQWLLNTSKGAIKEVMTDEASSDCEEDGSSSLSVADGKHKQPGTEAGGGDHADGKKPAPRASKRAPANPKPQRKLASAHLIPDKESRTKARERARERTREKNRMRWVTLASTINIEPATTGMAAARLDELVTSPNNLINRSSSMNTPGAELEEGCSSSMPSEAIMAGFGNGGYGSIGNYYQHQLEQQWELGGVVFANSQHY